ATCTGGAGGGACGTACTGGTGGTGCCGTAACACTTGCAGTCGGTATGGCATCCATATTTGCAGGGGTAGAATGGTTTAGCCATCTAACCGCTTACTTCTATCAATTTGTTATAATGTTTGAAGCTGTATTTATTTTAACTGCAATTGACGCAGGTACACGTACAGCACGTTACTTAATTCAAGACTTTTTAGGGAATGTCTATAAGCCGCTGAAAAAGACGGATTGGCTACCAGGGGCAATTGGAGCAAGTGCATTGGCCTGTATCATGTGGGGATACTTATTAAATTCAGGGGATATTGCTTCTGTCTGGGCGTTATTCGGGGTATCCAACCAGCTGATGGCCTCCATTGGTCTAGTATGTGGTGTAACATTCGTATTGAAAGTAGCAGATAAACGTATTTATGCTTTAACTTGCTTTATTCCATTAGTGTATTTATATATTACGGTAAATGTAGCAGGATTCTGGATGGTGAAAAATGTTTACTGGAACGAAATGGCCGGTGGTTACAATATTTTAAACGGTATTCTATCGATTATTATGCTGACATTGGGATTGATCATTGTAATTACATCATTCATAAAATGGCGTGAACTTTGGGCACATCCTCGTTTCACAAAACAAGCAGCTGCTAACTAAAATAAATAAAAAGAGCGGAAAATTAGAGTAATCTCTAAATTTTCCGCTCTTTTTGTGTTGGATATAAATAGTTGAGAAAGTCGTCCTTGAAAACAGCATTTAAAATACACGGCTGCTTTTGTCTTTTTTCCAGCAGCAAATGTTCTTCGGGAAATTGCTGTTCGATATTTAAAGATATGAACGGGAGTTTTTCCTGTGCTTTTTGAGAACGCAAATTGACCGTGCGTGCACCGGCAAAAACTACCTCAAGATGCAAGTATTCAAATGCTATTTTCAATAGTTCTATTTTAGAGGCCAGATTATAACCTTGTCCCCAATAATCGACTCCAATCCAGCTTCCGATATGGCATTGCTTATTGGACTGATCGATAAACATCAGTGTCGTAATACCAATCAATTGGTCCTCTTCATTCAAAATTAAACGGGATATAGTTTTCCCTTCAGATTCCTCCATTAGTGTATTAATAATAAAGTTTTCCGTATCCTCTAAAGATTGTGTAGGGAGCCCGAGTGCATTCTTTACTTCGGGCGCCATTGATAATCGATGGATTTCTTTCGCATAGCTAAGCGCTTGTGGAACTAATGTTACTTTTTTCATTCATATAACCTCACTTTCCGATAAAACAAACGAAATCTACAAAGAGTAGATTGCTCTATTTTACATTATATTCTAAAAATATCCGATTATTTTTTAGAAAATAAAAATTAATTAAAAAATAAGGTTGTTTTATTTAAGTAAGTATAATAATATAACTCATATAATATAAAACCAAGTTGAATAATCGGTATTGGGGTGAAAAATAATTGTCGACAGCTAAGATTGAAATTAATGAGGTTTCAAAGTCGTATGGAGAAAAAGGTCCGACAGTATTAAAGGATGTTTCCTTTAATATAAAACACGGCGAAGTGATTGCCATTCTGGGGAAAAGCGGTTGCGGTAAAAGTACATTGCTGAACTGTATCGGTGGCTTTGAAACGACTAATCAAGGACAGATCCTGCTTGATGGGACTGCCGTTACAAAACCTAGTAAACGCTGTATTATGCTTATGCAAAATTACGGGCTGCTGCCATGGCGCTCTGTTCGGAAAAATGTGGAGCTCGGGATTGAGAATTCAGATTTATCGACTGCTGAAATTACAAAAAGAGCGGCCCATTATTTACAGA
This window of the Solibacillus isronensis genome carries:
- a CDS encoding GNAT family N-acetyltransferase encodes the protein MKKVTLVPQALSYAKEIHRLSMAPEVKNALGLPTQSLEDTENFIINTLMEESEGKTISRLILNEEDQLIGITTLMFIDQSNKQCHIGSWIGVDYWGQGYNLASKIELLKIAFEYLHLEVVFAGARTVNLRSQKAQEKLPFISLNIEQQFPEEHLLLEKRQKQPCILNAVFKDDFLNYLYPTQKERKI